The following coding sequences lie in one Alicyclobacillus curvatus genomic window:
- a CDS encoding glucosamine-6-phosphate deaminase, producing MQLQVVSKEQFPLTAADLIEPYFTQDAQDGQRQICFAAGNTPTTTYAELVRRFQAGRLPVDLVVGFTLDEYTGLSRTHPRSCFQSLQRQLYQGLQWSSEQTMTYDDTLEPEASAMAYEQLIAKSGGFDLAILGIGMNGHVGFNEPGTPFDSRTHVATLTAMTTQRAHREGWMDVPSYGLTVGIGTLKDAKTVLLMANGSHKADIVLRIVRGEVSEEVPATAFRDHPNSLLLLDEDAASQL from the coding sequence ATGCAGCTACAGGTGGTGTCGAAAGAACAATTCCCGCTCACCGCTGCCGACCTCATTGAACCGTATTTTACGCAGGATGCGCAGGATGGACAAAGACAAATTTGTTTTGCGGCGGGAAACACACCAACTACAACCTATGCAGAACTGGTGCGACGCTTTCAGGCGGGCCGTCTCCCTGTCGACCTTGTGGTAGGTTTTACGCTTGACGAATACACGGGCCTCTCGCGCACACATCCAAGGTCTTGCTTTCAATCGCTGCAACGGCAGCTCTATCAGGGATTACAGTGGTCGTCTGAACAGACGATGACGTACGACGATACGCTTGAACCGGAAGCATCAGCAATGGCGTATGAGCAGCTGATTGCGAAGAGCGGGGGGTTCGACTTAGCGATTCTCGGCATTGGTATGAACGGTCACGTCGGTTTCAATGAGCCAGGGACACCGTTTGACAGCAGGACGCATGTGGCAACACTCACCGCCATGACAACGCAGCGCGCTCATCGGGAAGGCTGGATGGATGTCCCCTCGTACGGACTGACAGTCGGCATCGGAACGCTGAAAGACGCAAAAACGGTGCTCTTGATGGCGAACGGAAGTCACAAGGCCGACATTGTTTTGCGCATTGTTCGTGGAGAAGTATCGGAGGAAGTGCCGGCTACAGCATTTCGGGATCACCCGAACAGCTTGTTGCTGCTCGACGAAGATGCGGCGAGTCAGCTATAG